One stretch of Carassius gibelio isolate Cgi1373 ecotype wild population from Czech Republic chromosome B1, carGib1.2-hapl.c, whole genome shotgun sequence DNA includes these proteins:
- the hadh gene encoding hydroxyacyl-coenzyme A dehydrogenase, mitochondrial, which yields MAFVTRPFIRSLSSSAALHAAIKHVTVIGGGLMGAGIAQVAASTGHSVVLVDTSEDILKKSAKGIESSLKRVAKKKFAEKPEDGEAFVLKVLKNISTSSDAASVVQGTDLVVEAIVENLKVKQDLFGALDKAAPEHTIFASNTSSLPIADIASSTARLDRFGGLHFFNPVPMMKLVEVIKAPGTSQQTFDALLEFSKALGKHPVSCKDTPGFIVNRLLVPYMLEAVRLHERGHGSKEDIDVAMKLGAGYPMGPFELLDYVGLDTSKFIIDGWHEKDPDNPLFAPSPLLNKLVAEGKLGKKTGEGFYKHK from the exons ATGGCGTTCGTCACTCGCCCGTTCATCAGGAGCCTCTCATCCTCTGCTGCTCTACATGCTGCAATTAAACATGTCACTGTTATCGGAGGCGGGCTGATGGGGGCTGGCATCGCAcag GTTGCTGCATCCACAGGACATTCAGTGGTACTGGTGGACACATCGGAGGACATACTGAAGAAATCTGCAAAGGGAATCGAGTCTAGTCTGAAGAGAGTGGCGAAGAAGAAGTTTGCAGAAAAACCTGAG GATGGAGAGGCGTTCGTTCTGAAAGTCCTGAAGAACATCTCTACAAGCTCAGACGCTGCGTCTGTAGTTCAGGGCACTGATCTTGTGGTGGAGGCTATAGTGGAAAACCTCAAAGTCAAACAAGATCTGTTTGGAGCTCTGGACAAAGCTGCCCCAGA ACACACTATCTTCGCTAGCAACACGTCCTCTCTGCCAATCGCCGACATCGCCAGCTCCACGGCCAGATTAGATCGCTTTGGTGGTCTGCATTTTTTTAACCCCGTCCCAATGATGAAACTGGTGGAG GTGATTAAAGCTCCAGGAACAAGCCAACAGACTTTTGATGCTCTCCTTGAGTTCAGCAAAGCTTTAGGGAAGCATCCAGTCTCGTGCAAA GACACTCCAGGTTTTATAGTGAATCGTCTGCTGGTTCCTTACATGCTCGAGGCTGTTCGACTACACGAGAGAG GTCACGGTTCTAAGGAGGACATAGATGTGGCCATGAAGCTTGGGGCCGGTTACCCTATGGGTCCGTTTGAGCTCCTGGACTATGTCGGATTGGACACTTCCAAGTTTATTATTGATG GTTGGCATGAGAAAGACCCCGATAACCCCCTGTTTGCCCCCAGTCCCCTGCTCAACAAACTAGTAGCAGAGGGCAAACTTGGCAAGAAAACTGGCGAGGGATTCTACAAACACAAGTAA